Sequence from the Bremerella volcania genome:
CCAAGAAAGAAACAACCCCGCAAGAATGGCCGCAGCCCAAGTTTCCCTTCGAACGCTTTGCCGTGCTGGATGATGCTTCGCTCGCCAAGGTGCTGCATCAAGCCGGTCCCAAGGTCGTGCTGTTGGCGTTGTGTGGTGCCTCGCCGGCGGTGATGAAGCGGATCTCACGCGGGCTTGGGGCAGGGGACGTGAAACTGCTTGAACGGAAGATTCGTGAAATGCAACCGGTGCTGTTGGCCGATATCGACCACGCGAAACGACAGATGTGCCTGGCAGCGGATTCGTTGCTTGTGGCTTCCCAGGCTCACCCCACGAGCCACCTTCAGGCAGCCGCATAAGGAGAACGCAGCATGGCAGTCATCAAATCAGGCAAACTCGAGCACGAAGCCCACACGCTTTCGACCGTCGCATTCAATCTGCACGACGTTTCGGACAAGGCACAAAGCGACCTGAACAACGTGAAGCTCAAGGCCGCCGACATCATCAAGCAGGCCCAAGAGCAAGCCAAGCAGATCCGTGCCAAGGCCGAAGCCGAGGGACGCCAGGCCGCCGAACAAAAGGCCCGTGAATCGCTTAAGATCGAAGTCGATCAGCACGCCGCGACGCTACTGCCGGCGCTGCGAACGTTGGTGCAAGACCTGACAACCGAGCGTCAGCACTGGCTCAATCAGTGGGAAAAGGCCGGTCTGCAGGTTGCCGTCGCCATTGCCGAGAAGGTGATCCGCCGCGAGATCGCCAGCGATCCTCAGATTTCGGCCACGCTCGTTCGCGAGTCGTTGCAATTGGCATCTGGCTGCGGCGAGATTCACGTTCGGCTCAATCCACAAGACTTAAGCAGCATGCAAAGCGGCGAAGCGATGCTGTGCGACGAGCTGAAGAAGCTTGCCGCGACGCAGATCATTGCCGATCCTTCCATCAGCCGCGGCGGCTGCGTGGTCGAAACCAAGTTTGGTTCGATCGACAACCGCATCGAGACTCAGTTGTCGCGGATCGCCGACGAACTGGGAGGTGCCTCATGATCGCATCCCTCAAGAGTCGACTCAATCAAGTGATGCCGACGGCAGTGATCGGAAGTGTTGTCGAAACCTTCGGCACCACCACCGCCGTTGCCGGGTTTCCCGTGCCAATTGGTGCCGTCGTGGAGATCGAACGGCAAGTCGGTCCGCCTATCCCCGCCGAAGTGATTGGCTTCAAGGGCGAGCACACGCTCATCTATCCGCTGACTGGCGTGCAGGGCATTCGTCGCGGTAATCGCGTACGTTTGACCCATTCATTCCGCACGGTGGGCGTCGGAGAACAACTGCTGGGCCGCGTGCTGGATGCCCATGGGAACTGCGTCGATAATCTTCCCCCTCCGATCGCGGCAGATCGAGTCCGTTTAGACCAGGATCCACCCAATGCGATCAACCGGCCGCGGATCGATCAAACCATCTCGAC
This genomic interval carries:
- a CDS encoding FliH/SctL family protein translates to MAVIKSGKLEHEAHTLSTVAFNLHDVSDKAQSDLNNVKLKAADIIKQAQEQAKQIRAKAEAEGRQAAEQKARESLKIEVDQHAATLLPALRTLVQDLTTERQHWLNQWEKAGLQVAVAIAEKVIRREIASDPQISATLVRESLQLASGCGEIHVRLNPQDLSSMQSGEAMLCDELKKLAATQIIADPSISRGGCVVETKFGSIDNRIETQLSRIADELGGAS